One genomic window of Fimbriimonadia bacterium includes the following:
- the cmr1 gene encoding type III-B CRISPR module RAMP protein Cmr1 yields MALTRSERTFKLKALTELWTGDLNGKSDRLITTGLLGSIRWWFEVLVRGLGGSACDPTDRKCEDRNHCVVCELFGCTGWARKFKFEVLDKNGNIREARNNAETKISPQIKKDEEFSLRFTPLRPIRVEEWAILDATLRLIAEYGAIGGKTVFKPTDEPSRASRLHHKDYGLVQMVTSRQFDRTGRGDLETYLSKWRKLSHDEFAWASLQHFWCVNGKYLGRVDNNKSTFNQVIGRQEAKNQGQQLATRNDGIVRWLAGSQQESKKVFSFKNPARTFGFVKPGLIDFNTMKGRLTNAWGQNGWDFLAGDKIIDQLFAGKEDRL; encoded by the coding sequence ATGGCTCTCACGAGAAGCGAACGAACCTTTAAACTCAAGGCCCTGACGGAGTTGTGGACCGGCGACCTCAATGGAAAATCGGACCGTCTGATTACCACCGGCCTGCTTGGTTCCATCCGCTGGTGGTTTGAGGTGTTGGTGCGAGGTCTGGGCGGCAGCGCCTGTGATCCAACCGATAGGAAATGTGAAGACCGGAACCATTGTGTTGTCTGCGAACTATTCGGCTGTACAGGTTGGGCGCGGAAGTTCAAATTTGAAGTCCTCGACAAGAATGGCAATATCCGAGAGGCCAGAAACAATGCCGAAACGAAAATCTCACCTCAAATAAAGAAAGACGAAGAGTTCAGTCTTCGTTTCACACCCCTCCGTCCGATCCGCGTTGAAGAGTGGGCCATCCTGGATGCCACCCTTCGTCTGATCGCCGAATATGGGGCCATCGGTGGCAAGACGGTATTCAAGCCAACGGACGAACCCAGTCGGGCAAGCAGGCTGCACCACAAAGACTATGGCTTGGTGCAGATGGTCACGTCTCGGCAATTCGATCGAACAGGTCGGGGTGATTTGGAAACATACCTATCCAAATGGCGGAAGCTCAGTCACGATGAGTTCGCCTGGGCTTCTCTACAGCACTTCTGGTGCGTGAACGGAAAGTATCTCGGGCGGGTAGACAACAATAAGAGTACTTTTAACCAAGTGATCGGACGACAGGAGGCAAAAAATCAAGGACAACAGTTGGCCACCCGGAACGATGGAATAGTCAGATGGCTTGCCGGCTCTCAGCAGGAGAGCAAGAAGGTGTTCAGCTTCAAGAACCCCGCAAGAACCTTCGGCTTCGTAAAACCCGGACTGATCGATTTCAACACCATGAAGGGGCGTCTGACGAACGCTTGGGGACAGAACGGCTGGGATTTTCTCGCCGGGGACAAGATCATAGATCAACTATTCGCCGGGAAGGAGGACCGCTTATGA